A part of Chanos chanos chromosome 9, fChaCha1.1, whole genome shotgun sequence genomic DNA contains:
- the ndufa3 gene encoding NADH dehydrogenase [ubiquinone] 1 alpha subcomplex subunit 3, whose protein sequence is MAGRVGAILKNVWNKEPVVTAACALGALALVVPFVSPVTKYAGMINQATPYNYPVPVRDDGNVPDIPSHPCDPQGHNLNWLKNL, encoded by the exons ATGGCGGGCC GGGTAGGAGCGATTCTGAAGAACGTTTGGAACAAGGAGCCCGTAGTCACGGCTGCGTGTGCCCTGGGGGCTTTAG caCTTGTTGTTCCATTTGTTAGTCCTGTCACAAAATACGCAGGCATGATAAACCAGGCGACCCCATACAATTACCCAG TTCCGGTTCGGGACGACGGCAACGTGCCCGATATTCCGTCTCATCCGTGTGATCCTCAGGGACACAATCTGAACTGGCTGAAGAATTTGTGA
- the LOC115821095 gene encoding brain-specific angiogenesis inhibitor 1-associated protein 2 — protein sequence MSRSDEVNKMTENVYKGILDQFNPSLKNFVTMGKHYEKALTGVTVAAKGYFDALVKLGELASDSQGSKELGDTLFQMAEVHRQIQVQLEDVLKLFHSELLSQLEQKLELDIKYLTATLKKYQSERKSKVESIERCQSQLKKLRRKSQGSRHPNKYGDREMQYVELMSRRQGELETLVAVGYRSALTEERRRYCFLVDRQCAVTKLLINYHCKVRELLSQKLSSWQQSCSQPTKLPERALNLLRHTAPQTSGASGIAEVLRHAKLGSAQPPEQRLSVQEVPPLLNGEASSRPQQQQRPAQSSQSENPSQDSTGPQTFRALSPQSGGGHGSSNGSAHSSTSPAHSQHATLQPGVSTSSLQSPPPPLSSMPVTLSPVTHSSLQGLAPPTTAPQSPPLPHSAPLSRAMTPVPSSAHHIVPGSNPASSVLLMKAADLYSTSTLPLPRRTGSEARMGFLGSTLPRVLPLSPPSRVEALFPHTPSSSDGSAAGVGGGGGGGGGGGSCLLVFLPGDTITLLISEPRDGWHYGQNERTGRKGWFPFSYTQPYPNTPEQQNVSSLGLSKANSTSTGQLDKLPPGGHVGQGSPDSEEERSIASQRVSTFRPRPYSMVTDSAQLSPRLLTHRIKLTTDVASPPPSPTRTNPFAHIRLRKTVTNDRSAPLIE from the exons ATGTCACGCTCTGATGAAGTGAACAAGATGACGGAAAACGTCTATAAG GGCATCCTGGACCAGTTCAACCCCAGCCTGAAGAACTTTGTGACCATGGGAAAACACTACGAGAAAGCTCTCACGG GAGTGACAGTGGCAGCCAAGGGTTACTTTGATGCACTGGTCAAACTGGGTGAACTGGCCAGCGACAGCCAAGGCTCTAAAGAACTGG GTGATACGTTGTTCCAGATGGCAGAGGTGCACAGACAGATCCAAGTTCAGCTGGAGGACGTG ctgAAACTGTTCCACTCAGAGCTTCTCTCTCAACTGGAGCAGAAACTAGAACTGGATATCAAATATCTCACT GCGACCCTGAAGAAGTACCAGAGCGAGAGGAAGTCAAAGGTGGAGTCTATCGAACGCTGTCAGTCTCAGCTGAAAAAACTCCGCAGGAAAAGCCAGGGCAGTCGCCACCCGAACAAATACGGCGACCGCGAGATGCAG tatgtgGAGCTCATGAGTCGTCGCCAGGGGGAGCTAGAAACGTTGGTTGCCGTGGGTTACCGCTCTGCCCTTACcgaggagaggaggaggtatTGCTTCCTGGTCGACAGGCAGTGTGCAGTCACCAAACTGCTCATCAACTACCACTGCAAG GTGAGAGAGCTCCTGTCTCAGAAACTGTCGTCGTGGCAACAGTCCTGCTCCCAGCCGACCAAACTGCCCGAGAGGGCCCTCAACCTGCTGCGTCACACGGCCCCGCAGACCTCGGGGGCCTCTGGGATAGCGGAGGTCCTCCGACACGCCAAGCTTGGGTCGGCCCAGCCTCCGGAACAG AGGCTCTCTGTACAGGAAGTCCCGCCCCTGTTGAACGGGGAAGCCAGCAGTCGCCCCCAGCAACAGCAACGTCCTGCCCAGTCCTCCCAGAGTGAAAACCCTTCCCAGGATTCCACGGGGCCCCAGACGTTccgcgctctctctcctcagtccgGAGGCGGCCATGGCTCGAGCAACGGCTCTGCCCACTCGTCCACGAGCCCCGCCCACTCCCAGCACGCCACGCTCCAGCCGGGAGTCAGCACGTCCAGCCtgcagtctcctcctcctcctctgtcctccaTGCCGGTGACGCTCTCGCCCGTCACTCACAGCTCCCTTCAGGGGTTAGCCCCGCCCACCACGGCCCCTCAAAGTCCCCCGCTACCCCACAGCGCGCCCCTCTCCCGCGCGATGACCCCCGTGCCTTCCTCCGCCCACCATATCGTCCCCGGCTCAAACCCGGCCAGCAGCGTCCTGCTGATGAAGGCGGCGGATCTCTACTCCACCTCCACCCTGCCGTTACCGCGGCGAACCGGGAGCGAGGCTCGGATGGGGTTTCTGG gctccaCTCTTCCGCgtgtactccctctctctcctccgtcCCGTGTGGAGGCCCTTTTCCCCCACACCCCTAGCAGTTCTGATGGATCTGCTGCAggtgtgggaggaggaggaggaggaggaggaggaggagggtcgTGTCTGCTGGTCTTCCTCCCCGGCGACACCATCACCCTCCTCATCAGCGAGCCGCGGGACGGCTGGCACTACGGCCAGAACGAGAGGACAGGACG GAAAGGTTGGTTCCCATTCTCTTACACCCAACCCTACCCAAACACGCCTGAACAGCAGAACGTTAG ctCCCTTGGACTGTCCAAAGCAAACAGTACCAGTACTGGGCAGTTGGACAAgctgccccctggtggtcaTGTGGGGCAGGGCAGTCCAGACTCGGAGGAGGAGCGTTCTATAGCCAGTCAGCGTGTGAGCACCTTCCGCCCCCGACCCTACAGCATGGTCACCGACTCCGCCCAGCTCAGCCCACGACTCCTCACGCACAGGATCAAG CTGACCACAGATGTGgcttcacctcctccctcccccaccaG GACCAATCCATTTGCCCACATTCGACTCAGGAAGACAGTGACCAATGATCGTTCGGCCCCGCTCATCGAATAA